One genomic region from Rattus norvegicus strain BN/NHsdMcwi chromosome 10, GRCr8, whole genome shotgun sequence encodes:
- the Or2v2b gene encoding olfactory receptor Olr1385 — protein MAMWLNQSFTDDFILLGIFSYSPTDLLLFSVVMLVFTVALCGNVLLILLIYTDPRLHTPMYFFLSQLSLMDLMLVCTNVPKMALNFLSGKKSISFMGCGIQIGLFVCLVGSEGLLLGLMAYDRYVAISHPLHYPVLMNKKVCLQIVGSSWAFGIVDGLVQMVVVMTFPYCSLREVDHFFCEMLSLLKLACMDTSLFEKVVFVCCVFMLLFPFSIIVASYTRILGTVLRMHSAKSQKKALATCSSHLTAVSFFYGAAMFIYLRPRQYRTPSQDKMVSIFYTVLTPMLNPLIYSLRNRDVIGALQKRLDRCRIGSHH, from the coding sequence ATGGCCATGTGGTTGAACCAATCATTCACAGATGACTTTATCCTCTTGGGCATTTTTTCCTACAGCCCAACAgatcttcttcttttctctgtggtCATGCTAGTCTTCACAGTGGCACTCTGTGGGAatgtcctcctcatcctcctcatctaCACTGATCCCCGTCttcacacccccatgtacttcttcctcagtcAGCTCTCCCTCATGGACCTCATGCTGGTCTGTACCAATGTGCCAAAGATGGCACTCAACTTCCTGTCTGGCAAGAAGTCCATCTCCTTTATGGGTTGTGGTATTCAAATTGGCCTCTTTGTCTGTCTTGTGGGTTCTGAGGGTCTCTTGTTAGGACTCATGGCTTATGATCGctatgtggctattagccatcCACTCCACTACCCTGTCCTCATGAATAAGAAGGTCTGTCTGCAGATTGTTGGGAGCTCTTGGGCCTTTGGGATAGTAGATGGCCTGGTGcagatggtggtggtaatgaccTTCCCCTATTGTAGCTTGAGGGAGGTGGACCATTTCTTCTGTGAGATGCTCTCCTTGCTGAAACTGGCCTGTATGGACACATCCCTATTTGAGAAGGTAGTGTTTGTCTGCTGTGTCTTCATGCTGCTGTTTCCCTTCTCCATCATTGTAGCCTCCTATACTCGCATCCTAGGAACCGTTCTCCGTATGCACTCTGCTAAATCCCAGAAAAAGGCTCTGGCCACCTGTTCCTCCCACCTCACAGCTGTCTCCTTCTTCTATGGAGCAGCCATGTTCATCTACCTGAGGCCAAGACAATACCGGACTCCAAGCCAGGACAAGATGGTGTCTATCTTCTACACAGTCCTTACTCCTATGCTCAACCCCCTCATTTATAGTTTGAGGAATCGTGATGTGATAGGAGCACTGCAGAAACGGCTGGACCGCTGCAGGATTGGCAGCCATCACTGA